In one window of Gloeocapsopsis sp. IPPAS B-1203 DNA:
- a CDS encoding alcohol dehydrogenase catalytic domain-containing protein: MLAALLYGQEDLRLEQVAEPTPAAGEVVIQVAVATTCGTDLKVWRRGNHAKMLQLPTLFGHEASGRVVAVGNGVENWQVGDRIVANNSAPCMKCFFCQREEYSLCPNLTWNNGTFAEYLKIPAAIVQRNMLRVPADLSYELAAMTEPLACVLHGIARSDVSQYNTVVVLGDGAIGLMFVGVLAQRGNRVLLFGGNQQRLQIGQKLGAAKTFDYRQIEDTPSVVKEHTAGWGADVVIEATGIPAVWESAIACARPGGTVNLFGGCPRDTTITVNTEQLHYSELTLKGVFHNTPKYVRAALSLLASRVIPFELLISERRPLQDLEQVFQDMKARQVIKVAIIPTS, from the coding sequence ATGCTAGCAGCATTACTCTATGGTCAAGAAGATTTACGTCTAGAACAAGTTGCTGAACCCACGCCAGCAGCAGGTGAGGTGGTTATTCAGGTAGCCGTAGCAACCACTTGTGGTACAGATTTAAAAGTTTGGCGTCGCGGAAATCATGCTAAAATGCTTCAGCTACCAACATTGTTCGGGCATGAGGCATCTGGGCGGGTTGTAGCTGTGGGAAATGGTGTAGAAAATTGGCAAGTAGGCGATCGCATCGTTGCGAATAATTCGGCTCCTTGCATGAAATGCTTTTTTTGTCAACGTGAAGAATATTCGCTTTGCCCAAATCTAACGTGGAACAACGGGACATTTGCAGAGTATCTTAAAATTCCAGCGGCGATTGTGCAACGAAATATGTTGCGTGTTCCTGCTGACTTGAGCTACGAATTAGCTGCAATGACTGAACCTCTAGCTTGTGTATTGCATGGGATTGCGCGTTCTGATGTGTCACAGTACAATACTGTGGTTGTCTTGGGAGATGGGGCAATAGGGCTAATGTTTGTTGGGGTATTAGCCCAACGAGGAAATCGTGTCTTGTTGTTTGGGGGAAATCAGCAGCGGTTGCAAATTGGGCAAAAGTTGGGTGCAGCGAAAACTTTTGATTATCGCCAAATTGAAGATACGCCATCTGTCGTTAAAGAACACACCGCAGGCTGGGGTGCAGATGTAGTGATTGAAGCAACGGGAATACCTGCAGTTTGGGAAAGTGCGATCGCCTGTGCGCGCCCTGGTGGTACTGTAAATTTGTTTGGTGGTTGTCCTAGAGATACGACAATTACAGTTAATACAGAACAACTGCATTACAGCGAACTTACTTTAAAAGGTGTTTTTCATAATACTCCGAAATACGTGCGTGCTGCTTTATCATTACTAGCAAGTCGCGTGATTCCGTTTGAGTTGCTGATTAGCGAACGGCGCCCATTACAAGATTTAGAGCAAGTCTTTCAGGATATGAAAGCACGTCAAGTGATTAAGGTTGCAATAATACCTACAAGCTAG
- a CDS encoding TIGR03032 family protein yields the protein MKSNIENQHQPPALEISTSRQFISWLSEQNVSLAFTTYQTGKLFLIGIASDRRLSVFERTFERCMGLWASPDRLYTSSLYQIWRFENALESGQLHNGGYDRLYVPQVGYTTGDIDIHDINVDSQGRVIFVNTLFSCLATISDRYSFIPLWQPPFISRLAAEDRCHLNGLAMENGQPRYVTAVSQSDVTDGWRDRRHNGGCVIDVASNEIVLSGLSMPHSPRVYRDQLWLLNSGTGYFGTVDVNSGKFNAITFCPGYLRGLALWGDYAVVGLSKMRGNKTFSGLPLDENLVAKDVEPRCGLQIIDLRSGDIVHWLRIEGMVEELYDVAIIPNVRQPMALGFKSDEIRRTVTIGSL from the coding sequence ATGAAATCTAATATTGAAAACCAGCATCAGCCTCCTGCCTTGGAAATCAGTACATCGCGGCAATTCATATCTTGGTTATCTGAACAAAATGTCAGCCTTGCTTTTACAACCTATCAGACAGGAAAGTTATTTTTAATCGGTATAGCAAGCGATCGCCGTTTATCAGTATTTGAACGAACCTTTGAGCGCTGCATGGGGTTGTGGGCGAGTCCCGATCGCTTGTACACGAGTTCTTTGTATCAAATCTGGCGCTTTGAAAATGCCCTAGAATCAGGTCAATTACACAACGGTGGCTACGATCGCCTTTACGTTCCCCAAGTTGGATACACCACAGGCGACATTGATATTCATGACATTAATGTAGATAGTCAAGGTCGAGTCATTTTTGTTAACACCTTATTTAGCTGCTTGGCAACAATTAGCGATCGCTACAGTTTCATTCCCCTGTGGCAACCACCCTTTATTTCTCGACTCGCTGCTGAAGATCGCTGTCATCTTAACGGGTTAGCAATGGAAAATGGTCAACCCCGCTACGTTACTGCGGTGAGTCAAAGTGATGTTACCGATGGTTGGCGCGATCGCCGTCACAATGGTGGCTGTGTTATTGATGTTGCCAGTAACGAAATTGTCCTTTCTGGTCTTTCCATGCCTCACTCACCAAGAGTTTATCGCGATCAGCTTTGGTTACTCAATTCTGGTACTGGCTATTTCGGTACAGTTGACGTCAATTCTGGTAAATTTAATGCTATTACTTTTTGTCCTGGTTACTTGCGCGGACTCGCATTATGGGGAGATTACGCCGTTGTTGGTTTATCTAAAATGCGAGGCAACAAAACTTTTTCCGGACTACCCCTAGACGAAAACCTTGTCGCTAAAGATGTCGAACCGCGCTGTGGTTTACAAATCATTGATCTGCGTAGTGGTGATATTGTCCACTGGTTACGCATCGAAGGCATGGTAGAAGAACTGTACGACGTTGCCATCATTCCCAATGTCCGCCAGCCTATGGCACTAGGCTTTAAATCAGACGAAATCCGCCGCACAGTGACTATCGGTTCTTTGTAG
- a CDS encoding alpha/beta hydrolase, which yields MKFELRGHLLGSRQSWQLTQGLVCSITLAYGWGGMTSTAFAAERVTLRLGPLEQQVAVSDLEHFAKTGEVPRSLRFYTPILNSQVREFLNRQLQVDPNVADKVVAQVLRSPTGKTVIDSVSAALPNTTVDQLQATVSLAARQFNGLSAISLLRAYPEENITVDASAVVSLALQFNPTYWQSQAIGPLLERELAPVTSNVQLPRFNPATRGSQTVQQQTLFLTDRQRFRTIPVDLYASVNSQGPMVVISHGFGSDRRFFASTAQHLASYGFTVAALEHPGSSVKRLGSVSAANDPNEIIPAQEFVHRPQDVTFVLNTLARYNQQPGWFQGKFNTQQVTVIGHSLGGYTALALAGGEVDLDAVRQSCRGISALGQAPADWLQCAAADLPERRLNLRDRRVAQIVALNPLVGNLFGKMGLTQVTVPVLMLAGTEDAVTPVLNHQLRPFNQLQGQKYLITAIGGTHLSIGDLGNLGRAASVRTLVKERWGDETIPLRQLASGTMVAFIKQLTPEAQAYAPFLTPAYAQSFSTAQLPLRLNTELPTTLDPWVGAKTKTNRWLMAVRRVLRGENIVATGWWLLARS from the coding sequence GAATGACATCTACTGCTTTCGCGGCAGAACGAGTCACGCTACGGTTAGGACCATTGGAGCAACAAGTTGCTGTTTCAGATTTGGAACATTTTGCCAAAACAGGGGAAGTACCGCGCAGTCTACGTTTTTATACGCCAATTTTAAATTCACAAGTCCGTGAATTTTTGAATCGTCAACTTCAAGTAGACCCAAATGTTGCTGACAAAGTTGTGGCACAGGTGTTGCGATCGCCTACGGGAAAAACAGTGATTGATTCTGTAAGTGCAGCGCTTCCCAATACAACGGTCGATCAACTTCAAGCAACAGTATCACTAGCAGCACGGCAGTTTAACGGACTGAGTGCAATCAGTTTGCTACGAGCATATCCTGAGGAAAATATTACAGTTGATGCGAGTGCTGTGGTGAGTTTGGCACTGCAGTTTAATCCGACTTATTGGCAAAGTCAAGCGATCGGTCCATTGCTGGAACGCGAGTTAGCACCTGTAACCAGTAATGTTCAATTACCAAGATTCAATCCAGCCACTCGTGGTTCGCAAACGGTACAGCAACAGACGCTCTTTCTCACCGACCGACAGCGATTTCGCACAATTCCTGTAGATTTGTATGCGAGTGTAAATTCTCAGGGACCGATGGTTGTGATCTCGCATGGCTTTGGTTCGGATCGCCGATTTTTTGCCTCGACTGCGCAGCATTTAGCTTCGTACGGTTTTACAGTTGCGGCACTGGAACATCCTGGAAGTAGTGTCAAACGCTTAGGAAGCGTATCTGCTGCCAACGATCCTAATGAAATCATTCCGGCGCAAGAGTTTGTTCATCGTCCACAGGATGTCACTTTTGTCCTGAATACACTGGCAAGATACAATCAGCAACCTGGATGGTTCCAAGGCAAGTTTAATACGCAGCAAGTTACGGTGATTGGTCACTCACTGGGTGGTTACACTGCTTTAGCATTGGCTGGAGGCGAGGTAGATTTAGACGCTGTGCGGCAGTCGTGTCGGGGGATTTCGGCGTTAGGACAAGCACCCGCTGATTGGTTACAATGCGCTGCTGCTGATCTGCCAGAACGACGATTGAATTTACGCGATCGCCGCGTGGCACAAATTGTTGCTTTGAACCCACTGGTTGGTAATTTGTTTGGTAAAATGGGCTTAACGCAAGTAACAGTTCCTGTATTAATGCTAGCAGGTACAGAAGATGCCGTGACTCCGGTGCTGAATCATCAGTTACGTCCGTTTAATCAGTTGCAGGGTCAAAAATATCTGATTACGGCGATCGGTGGTACGCATTTGAGTATTGGCGATCTTGGTAATTTGGGACGTGCAGCAAGTGTGCGAACGTTGGTTAAAGAACGTTGGGGAGATGAAACAATACCTCTGCGCCAACTCGCCTCTGGGACAATGGTCGCTTTTATTAAGCAACTAACACCTGAAGCACAGGCTTACGCACCTTTTCTCACACCAGCTTATGCACAGTCTTTCTCTACCGCACAACTTCCTTTACGATTGAATACTGAACTTCCAACAACACTCGATCCCTGGGTGGGAGCAAAAACAAAAACGAATCGCTGGCTGATGGCAGTCAGGAGAGTTTTAAGAGGTGAAAATATTGTCGCTACTGGCTGGTGGCTTTTGGCTAGGAGTTAG